The segment CTGTCGTCTTTGATGAATGACAGCTGCATAGCCAAGGGAAAGAAATAGTAAGGCAATGCGATTTACATTGATGGTTATTGGCTGCACTTTACTGTTATTTTGGGGAGAAAGGGGGGTCCTCGGCGGTAAAGGTTTGCTCCCCGTTACGATAATTATCTGTCAAGACAGAATTGATCCTTGTCGCCAGTTGTAATGTTTCGGAAGACGCAGAcggaataaataaaagattcggtgttaaaaaatgaagaagagaaaaattgcCTGTCTTTATTCTCACGCTCAGTACTCTCTttgaaaaacatatatttttttatcaaatttgcTGTACATGATTGTGATAAGAATAAATCAGggatttcctttttgtttttattgcataaCGCATCCTCTGGTTTAAATGGTTGAGGAGAAATATCAACACACATTTATTGAGCTCGTTTTGATTGGATTATTTCTTCCTTACgtaatcaaaaacaaacaaacaaatcacgGTTGCTGCACCAGTCGGATTTATCAGGAATAATAAAAGGTGTGACCTAAACACACTGACCGACTTACATGTAATTAACTCAAGTCCGGATGGCGGTGCTTATGTTTTGCTGGCTCCCTGTTATAACTGTACATCCTGGGTGAGGTTAGAGTGGTGGAAGGCGGAAACATAATGTTGGTGGTTGTATTTCTAGACTGCATTCATTGCAAACGAATAGCAGACATAATAAGATGTTCTTTACAATGATTTCAACCTACCAACCCACCCACCTATAACAtacaaactttaaaactgtaaaatatctAACAACACTTACATTTGTTCTGACAGACGAGATCGGCTCCTACTTTATCGCTACCCGGAATCTAGTTTCCGCTTCCATGGGGTGGATCCAGGTAAACGGCAGTTTGAGTGCACCAGTGAGAGGTAATTACACCCGGAACACGATGACATCACCTTCGCAATCACTCACTGCTGGCACCAAGTTCAAACCGACAAATAATGTTTGAGTATAAAAGTTGTGTGACACAGCTGGAGCAAAATAATGATATTGtataattgtataaatatacataatgaTGTTTAGTGTTCTACAATCATTCCATAGTATCAGACAACCAGTGgtgacaaaatgtttgtcttaaTTAGTAATGTCATTCAACAACTACATGGTATAACAAACATTTGTGTGTCTGACTTCAAACAGCTTTCAACTGGGTTCGCATTGCAATTCGAGGTCCTGATGCTGGTGTGAACTTTATGGTAGACAAGGCGACTTTGTATGAAATACCCGAGAACACCAACTGGTTCGCCGACTCCCAAGCTAACAtagacaaatacagaaagtcTAATGCGAACATAAGgtgaacatatttttctttttttattcattatgttTAGGGATAGAtacatctgcatgtgtgtgacAATAAactaagaaacatttttaagacctgaaaatactcaaaaaattataaatggaTAAAGATGTAGCATTGTTCCTAGGCAAACTAGAAAGCATAAAccaacgggtttttttttctctgtcaggTTCAGTCTTCCAGCAGGTGTGCCCGCATCTGTGTTTGATGTTCAGGTAAGAAAGTGACGAAGTTTAAAGGATTACAATGTAAGGCAGATAGTTCTGTCTCTCATTTTCTGTAGATGTATACAAATAGTGTACCATCTAACATTTAAGTAAGTAAAATGTCGGAGAGCGTTTGTAAGTGAACGTGTACACGAgagaatctttatttttctgtccaaAGTCatttaaggagaaaaaaaggtaagGTCCCCACGTGCAAGAAACAAATCAATTCCCAGCCCTTGCTTCGTCCGAGTTTCTGTTTATGGACAGGTAAAAAGCAAATACCTGTACGTGCGATGTACAGGTGTTACAATATGAATCCCTTTACAACCCTCGAACCGGTTTATTTGCTGTGTGTCCTTACACTGTCGTCAGAGGCAGTAGCAAAACAATGGAGATCATTGGAGTGAAACATTGTGAGACTTCACTCCAAGCTGTCATCTTTTTTGATGGATGAGATGCAGCTTATCAACAGAAACACtccttgatttgtttttaactgtaGCCAGAGAAACATTTGCATAACGATGTCGCCCATTGTCAGGGTCATCACGAACAGCTGTAGTGTTGAGTAATTTAGTTCAGCAGCTTACAATTTagataaatgtgtttttatggCTCATAAACCGTCCACCAAATACAAATAAGTGTATTTGCATTAATGAGGACGTCCATTTTAAATGTCATCTCAGTTTTGTTAGGTAATTCGGTTCGACAGTTCTCATTCTTTGAGAGATAGGAATTTACAGGTCGTACGTTCTGTGCTATATGAAGTAAGCACTAataatgcttgaaaaaaaagttttattgatAGAACAATTACTATGTATACCTGCAAAAGTATTTGTAGATGTTTACTTGTCTCTGTAGTTATAAAGTCATGTCCAGAACCCACgaatattgttttatgtttgagGCTTTAGTCATGATGCAATGGAAAACATGTGGTGGGGTCAGGCATCATAAAATTTACCCTCAGGGTGTGGGCAACACTTTGTAACTACGGAAATAAGATGTTTGCTCTGGATTTCCCAGACTTGCTTAGGGATAAACAACTACAATTTGCTATGACATTTCATGCGGAACCAGTTCTGCGCATATTAGCTAAGcagtcacatttaaaaaatgttgattgtCTGAAGATTTATTGTACAAAGGTCAAGTATATTAAAACAGCacgaaacaaaattaaaatgtacttttctgAGGTCACGCAAAAGTTGAATGACAAACAGCAcggagaaaaacaaataaatctccGTTGTATGTCGTGCAAAGAAAACTAACCATAGCTAAAAAAGGTAGCTTAAATTTCTGGAAATTGAAATAtctattttatgaataaaaaaaggatTAGTTGTCCTATCAGAAAAGATGAGAATGAGGTCTAACAAATGACAGTGACGATGATTTCTGATATCAACGTAGCATCGatgatgttttgtgtttataaatatataaattttgtgttaaataaatatatataaacaggtCACATTGAAGAAACACTCGTTTCTATTTGGAGGGAAAGCCAAAGATACACTGATCGCCCAGCAACCCATAAATGAGTACAGCAAGCTTTTCTACTATATGTTCAACTGGGGCGCAGTCCAGAGCTACAAGTGGAAGTATGATAAAGGGACCAGGGTAAGTGTGTTTATAGTGCCCTGAAAATGTTGCCTTCGTACTTACTGTCTTTTGGTTTAGTATTATTTCAGACTTTTTGATGTACTTGAAAGATAAAAGAGGTTTGCTCCAATTTTGGAAAAGTAGTCGGATCTTTTGAGCTGTGAATGGTTTGTTCTGAGTGTATCCTTGTTAGAAAGATTTGATCTGTCACTGCAACTTCTTTTTGGATGAGGATGGGGTCCCTGCCAGTGGTTGGTATGGACAAGAGGTTGTCATGTACACTTATTAACATTTCGatttatatttgcatttcaGACGAGTCCGGATTTTGGGAACGCTTTGAGTGCAACGGATGCCTTACGGGCTAATGGGTAAGCATGGTGATAATAAGGGTTTTATATGTTAAGTTAGTTTCTATTCGCCAAGATGTGTCAAGTTTTCTAATGGAATATATTCAGCAACACTGTACaacctttttttctggaaatgtttGTAACGTGTTAAACgtgatttggttttttttttccttcgagACTGCATGCACTGagttcatgaaaataaataccgTATCAGCTTCTGTATATCACACATATCACTGACTGGGAGGTGAAAGTTCAAAGTTTCAGCGTTTTCTTTACTAGTAAAATCACTTTATCAGGACCACGAACTTAAGACGTTTAACAAGAATGCGCCAGTTGATGAGGAAGAAATTGTCATTGAGATAAGCAAAGATATCTAAACATCAATTCACAGTGTCTTTGTGTCTAGCattgtgtaaataataacaTATTGTGCAACTATATTTCATGAACATAGTATTGCAGATTTTCAGTAAAGATGATAACCTCCTAGGCGTCACCTTGGTAATATTTATCTCAGTAATGGCAATTTCATTCATGTTAGTCTCAGAAATGCCAAAGTTGAAAATGCTTTTGAAGGTAATGAACTGCCAGCTTCAATGGTTATAACACTATAATTACTGTCATACCAATCATGGAAATCAGTACATGGATAGAGTTGTCTCTGCTCTAACCAAGGGAAAAACTGGGACCTTGTGTTGTCTAGGTGTATTCGCGGGACTGGATTATATCTGTGCAATGATGATGAAGCTCAAGAAAAAATTGGGAAATTTGGATGCTGGGAAATAGCATTGTCTACTCATCTCAGTCCAGTGATTTGAAAGCGGAAGATTTGTATGTCCCATACCTTTCATGTCATTGTTATCCTAAAATTCTAACATCCCAACTATTAATCCCCTAAACCTTTGATGTAACTCATAGACCACTAATATCACTTATTCTAGTCTCCCAGACCTTTTATGTCACTAACCCAGCATAGATAATAAACATTGTCTTTCATCGATACAATGTGTCAGCTTGAAGGTGCGAGGCCACAGCATCTTCTGGGACGTGCAGGACAACATACCCCCATGGGTGCTGGCTCTGAGCGGCAAGGAGCTGAGAGACGAGCTGGACAAACATCTGTTATACATGTGTAACATCACACGTGGCAAGTCAGTGCTCATTCTCCACAGTTAACTTCTCCCTATCTCTCCCTATCGCCCCATGCCTCTCCTTCCGTCCACTCTCTCCTTTACTCTCTTTCTCCAGCTCTCCAGTGTGTGAGCTcaagacaataattttatttgtttagcttCGGATTGGAACGGATTTGGGTTCTTTTTTGGAAGTACaagtaatttatattttgttctttatacAATGTCCCCTTTACTGCTATCTGTGCCGTACTGCTATCTCgtcatctttttcttccacttttcaATGTCTTTCACACGAATTGCTCTTTCAGTTCTCAAAATACTGATCATCAAACtctcacacagaaaataaagtcaCTTTGTGCTCAATTTCGGAAGCTCATCATTTGAATCACACGACAGACATGACCGACTTTTATGAACTACATTGTAATGTCGGTCAGCTAAGCGGTAGGTGGGAAACCCAGGTGTGCAATTAACTGGAAAGTAGTTTTAATCGCCCATCTGTTTCATTTAGCCTTAAGTGTTTCCCATCATCCTGTTCGCTCTGCCGATCCCATTGCACGGCTTTTCTCTTGTGTTCCTGTTCGCCCATGTCGCGTCTCTCCACGCTCAGATTCACTTCACTGAACACGCTGCAAGCTGTCGGACTGTGTAATCAGTTCCCTCTCGTGTCTTTGCTTCTGTCTCATGCCATTGTTTCTGTGCGACAGATTCGTATCTATtgcatctcctctctctcatacCATCGCTTTCTTGCTCATGTTTCTGTTTAACCCTTTGCTTCTGCCGCCAGTCCTCGCTCCCATCTCATCCCCTCATTTCTGCCTGACGCCCtcacttttctgttttgtatcaTGTAGACTGGAACACATAGATGTCCAGAATGAACACACTCACGGTTTGTACTATGAGCAAAAGCTACAGGACAAGAACATCACGAAAAACTTCTACCGCAAGATGAGGGCTTGTGACAACACCACGAAACTCTTCTTCAACGACTACCAAGCTATCGACATTGGACCATCCACGGAGgtataaaatttacaaaataaaactgaagactcgattagaaaaaaaaatacgctGGCTATGTCAGTCGTTGCTTCCAACTATTCATTAAACCCATATCCTCTAGTGAACTGTACTGGTTGACCAGCATGgatcaaatatttttgagaatataacagggcttctgcttacgcaaaaaattgcgtacagtacgcattaaaagttcggaggaccccttcaattttcgtcaatggggtcccattcaaattcgggtgaagaacagggaccccttaaaaatctgaagaagggttccctgggaccccaaagaatttagccttagcagaagccctgatataagTTACTTTGGTGGAAGTAATTCATGAATGAATGGGAGTGACTAAAGGATATCTGTCATATCTTGAGGGTGATGGGAGGACGAGTTACATTTGTAGAGTTTGAATTATAATCAGCAacaataaatcttcatttaatttattaattgatGTGAATTACTTGGctgagtgtgtgtatgcgtatCTCTGTATCATACGCTTGAGCGCGTTGTTGCAGGAGTACTACCAGCTAATGAAGGAGTATCTTGCCGAGGGAGTGCCCGTTCACGGTCTTGGTGTTCAAGGCCACACGAAACTATACATGATCCCTGATCCCACGATGATGTGGGTAAGTTTTCACaagtttttttaacaatttccttaacagtttttttttatttcgtttcaAAACAGCAACACTCGTTTATTCTCAGTTCACAATTTCTTGAACGCGTAAATCCCATGCAACGAAACTAAATTTATCGGCCATTTGCAGTCCATCagcttgtcacgtgatgctTATGGAAATATTTCCTTAGTCTCGAAGAAACAAAGGCTGGTTGTAAGGTCATGACCCTGACTTGGCATCGTGAATACTTCATTCTTATGTTTAGTTTCGTCACCGAAAGAATTTTTCTAAGAAGAATAATAGAGATACGGGTCGAAGACTATAAGGGTTGGGGTTCAAAAAGCAGAAGGATGACGAAAACAAATGAATTCCTTTAGTCTACGCCTTTATCTATCATTTCAATTTCTCGTGGTAACGATCATTTCAGAGAAGAGCTGACCGTCTCGGAATGCTCGGCATTGACATCGTGATGTCGGAGTTCGATGTCCAGACGAAGGACCCCGTGCAGCGCGCCGATTGGGTAGAAAACGTCATGCGTGCGTGCTTCAGTCACCCAGCCATTACAGGAATCGTCTACTGGAGCTTCTGGGACCTGGACGCTGCAGAGCCCGACAAGGAGCTTATAAAGGGAAACTCTCTAACAGTAAGTTGTCCATCCTTCGAATTGTCGCTTTGAAGTGCGTTGGTATGCGCGCGCGTCTGTGTCTTCACAGATGTGGCTACATAGGATTTACTAGGGGTATAGGTATTAAGCAGAGGTAAATCTCACAcgacgatatatatatatacttctttaTTTTCCCTAAGCCGTTAACACAACCTTTATTTCTTCCCAAAATTTCCTTCCCTTTTAATGCACCTGTGAATTATAGAGCCACAAAAtgcttttacatgtttttaattacttgtcgTCTCCTTCAGATCATTGAGCCTGGTCAGCGCTTCATCTGTCTGCTGAAGAAGGAGTGGACAACCAATGTCGTGAGAAATCTCGCCTCGGGCTTGAACTTGGCCTTCCGAGGTTTCATGGGTGACTACGAGGTTGTCGTGAGAAGGTCGGGTGTGCCCATACAGGTGGAGCGTTTCACTCTGGTAAAGGCTGGTGCTTCAGTCGACATCAAGATCACGAGCAGTACAAGTTCGTATGATTTTCCCCTCCATTTTTCCTCCTGTAGAccgtttttctctctttatcggttttacttgatttttgtgacatacattatataaataGGCATCGATAtaattgttactattttattcatgtttttttaagtcAGTGTCTCATGcatgtattattatattattttcttttttaacgtTGAGGCAAAGGTTAAATTGCTCTGAGTTCATCCTGTTACCCCAGATAATAAAGCGCTGTCAAATATTGTCTCTTCAAAATCAGGTGAACATCGGCAATAATAAGCAATAAAATCATCTTAacgaaaaagtttttttttttttcagaatgatCCCACCAGTAATTAATCTTACACTTGGTCTGCTCAGAGCAATATGTGTACACTAACACTTTCAAATAGCTCATCAGACCACGATGTCCAAAGAACGACAACTTCGGTCACCAAATGACCTTTGCGGctagttatctcccttccccACCGTCATCAGCAGTTCCTGATGTGCTCGTCTCTTGTTCTTGCTGCGTGCAGCGGCCGTACCAGTGGTTCAAGAAAGGGACTACGTGCCTAGATGTGTCAGCCATCGAGACCAGGCGGGTCTGGGTCAGAAATCGACCTCATCCTTCAGTCGAAGTCTTTTCTGCAATAACGTGGTGTCCGAACCCTCCGGTGCCAGTGAGGACGAGGAGGCGACAGCCATGTGTGCGCCGAGTCAGGTCATGACTGGTTGCTCAAGCTTTCAGAATGTAAGTTTTATAAACTGGTTATTCCACATTTACTCAGTTTTAAAGAACTAATGAGGTGCAATATCAAGTTTTAGTGATTGGGTAGAGTACAGTATTAGATGGTGTGCTCTCATATATGggatttcctttttgttttgggaagagtaaatttgtttttctagttaaatcaagacatttattttgttgtttagattaacctcattttttttaaactacgaAAATATTTTAACCCCTTTTTATCCAGTACTTGCAGTGGACCAGAAAAGGCGAGAAAATTGTCATTGAGAACGGCGTTGTGAAATGCAAAGCTTACAACGGTCGCAATTCTCCAACAGGTGACagacattttattataaaaattaaaattgttctcTGTCCGTGGAAACAGGCAGGAAAAGCACAACTTGTGTGGGGTGTAGCTTCCCCTTGTCTGTTCTTTGCAGTTCTCATTCAACTCATCCAACTTTGAAGAGCAGCTAATGGAAACTCAAGAGCCACATGCTCTTTTCTCTGCCTGataatataaacatgtttaagGTGTAGCATCTCAATCATTAAGTCTGGGGATCGTTTAAAGAGATGCAGAGATTTCAAGACAAATTAAGCCTACAACATTTGCTAACTGTGGATACTTAGATAAAGTTTAAAAGGCTTCAAGAAACCAGTTGACAGACCTTTGctaatgtttttaatttccagGTGTCCGAGCCATGGCCCGGTGCTGTAGTGTGTCAGGGCTGACGTGTGACTACCGGGTGGCAGGTCCCTCCTTCCCTTTCAACGGAGCCCAGGCAGAAGCTGTGTGTCCACTCACCACCACACCTTTAGGTAAGTCGAATATGTGTCTAACGACCTTTCCTGTCTCACTGATTAGGTTTCTACTTATTCATtagtattaatttatttcttacttcTATCAACGGTTCCTGCGTGAGTGGTTACGTGTGTATTAGAGAATATGTGGGAAGTCCACACGAGCAAGTTTTAAtttatgtgtgaatgtgatTGTGAAATTGTTTGAGGACATGTACGTGTATGTTTATGCGAAATGACTTGCTAGTATGACAGCTTTTTGTCTGCTCCTGAAATATTTCGCATCATTATAACCTTTCTatacttttctaaaaataatttgggGCACTTTGCTTTTATCAGTAACAATAATCGTAAATGTCCTTtatgttcttaagcgctaaaagCATGCTTTAGAGTATGAGTATGCGCTACACACATTTTGTGTCAATTAATAtcattatgttttatttgtttatatcaaTGTTCATTTACGATTATTCGTTTAAGTCGCGTTTCCCCATGTTTAATTTTACTGAGGCCAACAAAAAATGCAGTGGTGTAAAGATTATTTGAAACTTTGTCTTCAGGCTGTTCTTCCTACAGTCGCTACCCCGACATGGACGGAGCTTACGCCAACAGCACAGCAAACAGCTGCGTGGCACAGAGCGGCAACCCCACCTCCTCCAACCCGGCCGAAAGTTCAGGTGTGTGTTGACATAGAAAACTGCCTCGTGGTCGACAATTCCATACCTACATGGATTTAGCTTAGAATGTTGACCTAAGTAATATCCGAACGTTCGCTCAAAATGGTTGGCTTTTTGTTATCTTCATacacataaatttatattgagaaaatatatatatataatgagagCACAGAAACATCGCATTTAAGCAGTCCGCGTCTGGCAGTGAGAACGCCACTAGGAATACTTGAATAATTCTCTGCTTGGTCTGCCTATCATTAACTGAACATACTTTCCAGTCTCCGTGCAAGTTAAGTAATTTAGAACACTTATTGCAAGCTGTCTGACAACGACACTCCTGTGTTATGTATGGACGGACTGAGAGCTCGAGAAAACACCTACCGCTTGAATACATACACGTCAGTGTAACATCTACCCGCTTGACTGTGTGTTGGTCTCCCAGGTTCCACGGCGTTCGCCGCCTGCTGCTCGGCACCTGGCATGAGCTGCATCCGGGTCTCCACACCTATGACGTCATTAGCGGCCGGCAATCAACAGTACGTGTCCTGTCCCTATGGTTACACCATGACGTCATGTGACTACTTCGCTGCAGACGGGCGTGCGGCCGGAGCGGGTATAGTCGGTACGTAACTTCCGCTACCCGACTCTTTACCAAGATTATATCATGCCTGACTAGGTAGACTTTCTGTGACTTGTGACTTGCTGTGACTTGCTCTAATGTATCTTTTTTTGGATTTACAGAAGCGAATGGTTCCTCGTACTGTGTAGCAGTCATGGGAGATAACCTTCCCGCCGGATCGAAGGGAGTTGTCGGCACTGCATCCTGCTGTTCGGTGCCATTTTAACGAGACTTCACGCTAGGGGAATGTGGAAGTTTCCAGTGAAATGACTTTAAAATCATGCAATTTATAAAGTAGTCATTTGGATGTGCGGGGGAAAAAACATCCATTAAACTAGAATAAGGTTATATGCGATATACGAAATCATGTTATATACTGTATAAGAAATCAAGTAGTATACTATAAGGTTATACACTATACCCggaataatattaatagtttGCAGCGGAGTAGTTTGGAAAAATCATACTACATAAAGAATTGCTTTTAATGGTGTGCtgatctttaatttttgtatcaCGAGAAGCAAGCCGGCATGTGAGCAAAGAAATAACACAATCacgaaaggagagagaaagagaaaagaaggacaATCTGATAAAACGATGGAAAAGATGGGTAGGGgagaataaaaaatagaaagatggGATTCAAGAGGATAGCGATGAGGAAATGGAAATACAGAAATCTCTCTCACCTTCTGACTATTTTAAATCCCACGATTTTTCTTACATTATCACAGTTGTTCTAGCCATGTAAGTCTACATCCTGTCAACAAAAGCAAGCCACTTTGTCTTTTAAACCATTTGTTTTCAGGATGTCTGTTGACAATATGTAGAGTTTTGTATGCCGCAAACTCACGTTGCAAGCTCTACAGTCTTGATTCCAGTCCACAAAAAACTAAGTCCAATTTTTAGGTCAAAATTGTAATTTCAAATGTAGAAGACAAATGAGACACACTTTGTTGAAATTTTTAACATATAAAAAGCAGATGTACACCGACTAGTTGTCTGcttgtttataaaacataacTAATACAAGgtgtcagcagcttgacagcTTCAGCTTGAAGCAAGCAAGACAAGACCTCAGAAGGAGGTTgacagacaaaattatttttgtgacaggCCCATGCACTTTTCATCTCtaaaatttctgaaataaaagtcCTCAACGTGTATTGTTGCTGGACcttaacaaaataacaaaacacaagGCATGTACTACACAAAGGCCTCGAGCTTAGGGCTGCCTAAAagggacaaacaaaaatacatcgTGAATAGCTTGACTGTCGTACATACATAATTACAAtaattgttgaaaataattatacacgGAGAGTTAAATCCATACGCAGAAGTCCCTTCGACAGACTAACTTAAAGTCGAATTTAATTCTCTCTGAATTACACCAAGCTCCTGCACAAGATTTCAATGGATCATGGTAGTCCATACTTCAATTAAACGTCTTAACCTTTCTAGTGCAAGTAAGGATTGAACTTTTGCgtccttcttttaaaaaaaaatcattaatataCTCACAAATATCCACTAAGTTCATTTGTCATTCAGGTCGGGGCAGAGGAGAGTGACAGCTGCACACAGCAGCTGGATGAAGGTGAGTCGCCTCACCTGTTGTGATGAGAAAGCGAAGCAGCACACAGACGTTTGGTGAAAAGGCAAGAACCACATAGTCGCCGCAACTTTGTTGACTTTCCCCGTTCTTGTAgattctcttttttcattttcattttctccgtCTTCTTCTAAATAGGTTTTCTCAGTTATGTAAGAAGCCGTTTAGGGCGATGACAATTTACAAATGGAGAGCACCACGACCCTTGACCTACTCACTGTTATCATCGTCGcattccttctgtctttctcatgTCGCGGCTCACATGTCCGTGACAACCAACAGCTCTTGTTTTGTAGGCCAGTTTGAAGGTTGAGGTCAGGTGACCACACAAAGTACACATTTTCTCATAATTGGCATGTCAACAGAATTGAGGTCATGCAgtgcagatttttattttccagtaaaccttggaaatatgaaaaaataaattcagaaagTAAAACGGCTTGATTCCTTTTGTGGCACTACAAGGATGATCACTTACGCCTCGTCAGTTTAATTTTCTAACCACCTAACGGCATTTCTAATGCTAAATAAACTGCAAAGCACAAACAAATATGTGAACTTTCTAACAATCGTTCTCAAACAAAACGGCATTAATAACAGAGGGAAACGTCATTCAAAAGCCTCTACATTGATCCCTCTTATGTACGTCTCATTTACGTCTCATTTACGTCTCATTTACGTCTCATTTACGTCTCATTTACGTCTCATTTACGTTGCGTTTGGCAGTGAAGTACAATACGGTGTTACAACGATCTTTTTTCATAGCAGATGTTGACTCGAGAGAttattttctggaaaacaaTCCTACCCGCTTTGTAGTTTACAGAATTGTACATCTGGTACCAATACTGATTCACTGTGTTCTTCTTTTCCACACAAAGATATTTATCACAGCATTTCGCAATCGGTCGTAGCGTGCTGTTTGAATACAAAGCCTGCAGGTGTTTGGTATCAAATTAAATGCTATCCTCTTCCCTAGATGATGAAACTGTCTTTTGTTAACTTATTTACTCCCATGCGAAGGAATTAAACACGGACGTGAAGTAGAGTCTGACTACGGCCACGACCGCAGCTGACCAAACGCgctttttcatttcatattttttattactggcTATAAGTGAAGTGTAGTTTGAAGAAATtgttagttattttttcattcagtcacaaaataaagcacattatttgagagaaaagaaacaaatcttaGTTTAGGTTTATGTAGTGATTTCGAAGAAACCGTTTTGTCTGATCAAAATAATCGTGTATACACTCCTCATTTCGGTGTAATGAGATTTTTATGGTGATATCACCTGTTTCTCCATCATAAACCATCACTCAGGATGTTTTCACCAAGCGCCATGTCCAGAAGAAGGATATAGTAAGCACAGATCATACATATTTCTTCGTGTCTGAAGCTCATCCATTTAATTATCACACTGAATGACAGCATCACTGTTAATACAGgttggtaaattcagaatccaAACACAAAACTACAGAAAACACGTACATACGTACATATGCTATGTAAGCATGTTCCAGATGCTGAGTAAATCGGCTGTACATTCCTTTTGTTGGTATATGAAGAAATCTTATTTAAATCAGagttaatataaacatttattgtacATAGACCACAGTTTACGTTCCTCCTGTTGGGAAATGAAGAGAGATTTTTTTGGGAAACATATCAGCGGTTAAATAAACTTTACCTGTGTATAGACTGTAGTAAAAGCACAGGTCGTGCCGTGCATACAAGCAT is part of the Pomacea canaliculata isolate SZHN2017 linkage group LG13, ASM307304v1, whole genome shotgun sequence genome and harbors:
- the LOC112554242 gene encoding uncharacterized protein LOC112554242 isoform X2, which translates into the protein MSSFAVMGSGSIFVLLILLEVGRGQNLLRNPSFEGDLRGSWDNNGFTMERVSGDTVDGRFALKASARDRETEGPLQTLATLKPNGRYEMSVYVKLLNDINGKVWQSIKVNMQFHFTDKDEIGSYFIATRNLVSASMGWIQVNGSLSAPVRAFNWVRIAIRGPDAGVNFMVDKATLYEIPENTNWFADSQANIDKYRKSNANIRFSLPAGVPASVFDVQVTLKKHSFLFGGKAKDTLIAQQPINEYSKLFYYMFNWGAVQSYKWKYDKGTRTSPDFGNALSATDALRANGLKVRGHSIFWDVQDNIPPWVLALSGKELRDELDKHLLYMCNITRGKLEHIDVQNEHTHGLYYEQKLQDKNITKNFYRKMRACDNTTKLFFNDYQAIDIGPSTEEYYQLMKEYLAEGVPVHGLGVQGHTKLYMIPDPTMMWRRADRLGMLGIDIVMSEFDVQTKDPVQRADWVENVMRACFSHPAITGIVYWSFWDLDAAEPDKELIKGNSLTIIEPGQRFICLLKKEWTTNVVRNLASGLNLAFRGFMGDYEVVVRRSGVPIQVERFTLVKAGASVDIKITSSTTAVPVVQERDYVPRCVSHRDQAGLGQKSTSSFSRSLFCNNVVSEPSGASEDEEATAMCAPSQVMTGCSSFQNYLQWTRKGEKIVIENGVVKCKAYNGRNSPTGVRAMARCCSVSGLTCDYRVAGPSFPFNGAQAEAVCPLTTTPLGCSSYSRYPDMDGAYANSTANSCVAQSGNPTSSNPAESSGSTAFAACCSAPGMSCIRVSTPMTSLAAGNQQYVSCPYGYTMTSCDYFAADGRAAGAGIVEANGSSYCVAVMGDNLPAGSKGVVGTASCCSVPF
- the LOC112554242 gene encoding uncharacterized protein LOC112554242 isoform X1 — its product is MLAVLVALSQRLILTVSECSPVVLAFSFPYRKSSFAVMGSGSIFVLLILLEVGRGQNLLRNPSFEGDLRGSWDNNGFTMERVSGDTVDGRFALKASARDRETEGPLQTLATLKPNGRYEMSVYVKLLNDINGKVWQSIKVNMQFHFTDKDEIGSYFIATRNLVSASMGWIQVNGSLSAPVRAFNWVRIAIRGPDAGVNFMVDKATLYEIPENTNWFADSQANIDKYRKSNANIRFSLPAGVPASVFDVQVTLKKHSFLFGGKAKDTLIAQQPINEYSKLFYYMFNWGAVQSYKWKYDKGTRTSPDFGNALSATDALRANGLKVRGHSIFWDVQDNIPPWVLALSGKELRDELDKHLLYMCNITRGKLEHIDVQNEHTHGLYYEQKLQDKNITKNFYRKMRACDNTTKLFFNDYQAIDIGPSTEEYYQLMKEYLAEGVPVHGLGVQGHTKLYMIPDPTMMWRRADRLGMLGIDIVMSEFDVQTKDPVQRADWVENVMRACFSHPAITGIVYWSFWDLDAAEPDKELIKGNSLTIIEPGQRFICLLKKEWTTNVVRNLASGLNLAFRGFMGDYEVVVRRSGVPIQVERFTLVKAGASVDIKITSSTTAVPVVQERDYVPRCVSHRDQAGLGQKSTSSFSRSLFCNNVVSEPSGASEDEEATAMCAPSQVMTGCSSFQNYLQWTRKGEKIVIENGVVKCKAYNGRNSPTGVRAMARCCSVSGLTCDYRVAGPSFPFNGAQAEAVCPLTTTPLGCSSYSRYPDMDGAYANSTANSCVAQSGNPTSSNPAESSGSTAFAACCSAPGMSCIRVSTPMTSLAAGNQQYVSCPYGYTMTSCDYFAADGRAAGAGIVEANGSSYCVAVMGDNLPAGSKGVVGTASCCSVPF